One genomic region from Pararge aegeria chromosome 14, ilParAegt1.1, whole genome shotgun sequence encodes:
- the LOC120629514 gene encoding uncharacterized protein LOC120629514, which produces MALRDHPERILAILEESDSDENDRDPYPGSDVEVDDHVSERSQSSDTEQDANNTDTGSESSDDTGADSDDVNLLTLQNRQRQHFKGRDGTIWQKAPPRPNVRRRSENIICEPPGVKSVAQEAKTVQECWNLFLTHDMLHKIQEYTNLHIQERRAQCEDISQRRYMNEVEISELKAFIGLLFMAGFYRSNRQNLEDLWQADGSGVEVFRLTMSVQRFYFIQSSLRFDDKSTRAERQNLDNLAPVREIFEKFVEQCKKMYSPGETCTIDEMLVAFRGRCKFRQYIPSKPAKYGIKIFALVDSKVFYITNLEIYAGKQPDGPFSVSNKPLDVVNRIVSPVSKTHRNLTFDNWFTSYELVSHLLNEHKLTSVGTLRKNKKQIPPGFITTRGKELHSSTFGFQKNITLVSHIPKKNKVVLLMSSLHHDNKIDESTGVKQKPEVITFYNSTKSGVDVADELCATYNVSRNSKRWPLTIFFAMLNISGINANIIYRANNDNTRIKRRHFIKNLALSLIQDHLQIRRAHVNLPRQLRKRIADFTNEPTIEPPQKIPGARRRCQICPSKKDKKTTHTCHACHIYICPEHLISYCENCSNSMSINEESED; this is translated from the coding sequence ATGGCGTTGAGGGATCATCCAGAGAGAATATTGGCGATTTTGGAAGAATCGGACTCCGATGAAAATGATCGTGATCCATATCCAGGTTCAGACGTCGAAGTGgatgaccatgtatctgaacGCAGCCAAAGTAGCGATACTGAACAGGATGCTAACAATACAGATACGGGCTCAGAGTCCTCAGATGACACAGGTGCGGACTCAGATGATGTCAACCTTTTGACCTTACAAAATCGACAACGGCAACACTTCAAAGGAAGGGACGGGACTATTTGGCAAAAAGCACCGCCACGACCGAATGTACGCAGAAGAtctgaaaatattatatgtgaGCCTCCTGGCGTAAAATCAGTTGCTCAAGAAGCCAAGACTGTGCAAGAATGCTGGAATTTATTCCTGACTCACGATATGCTGCATAAAATACAAGAATATACAAATTTGCATATACAAGAAAGAAGAGCACAGTGTGAAGATATTTCTCAACGTAGATACATGAATGAAGTGGAAATAAGTGAACTGAAAGCGTTTATTGGGCTGTTGTTTATGGCCGGATTTTATCGTTCTAATAGACAGAATTTGGAGGATTTGTGGCAAGCAGATGGTTCTGGTGTTGAAGTTTTTAGACTTACCATGTCTGTACAAAGATTTTACTTTATACAAAGCTCTCTGCGATTTGATGACAAGTCTACACGCGCTGAAAGACAAAACCTTGATAATTTGGCACCAGTGCGTGAAATTTTCGAAAAATTTGTAGAGCAGTGTAAGAAAATGTACTCTCCGGGAGAAACTTGCACTATTGATGAAATGTTAGTGGCATTTAGAGGGCGTTGCAAATTTCGGCAATATATACCATCGAAACCAGCTAAATATGGCATCAAGATATTTGCCTTAGTGGACTCCAAAGTATTCTATATCACCAACCTGGAGATATACGCTGGTAAGCAGCCTGACGGACCCTTTTCTGTTAGCAACAAACCCTTAGACGTGGTGAATCGTATTGTGTCACCTGTCTCCAAAACTCACCGTAATCTTACTTTTGATAATTGGTTCACTAGCTACGAATTGGTGTCTCATCTACTAAATGAACACAAGTTGACTTCAGTCGGTACCTTACGcaagaacaaaaaacaaattccacCTGGATTTATAACGACGCGCGGAAAAGAGTTACACTCGTCAACTTTcggatttcaaaaaaatattacactggTCTCTCACATcccaaagaaaaacaaagtggTCCTTTTGATGTCAAGCTTGCACCATGATAACAAAATCGATGAATCTACAGGTGTGAAGCAGAAGCCTGaagtaataactttttataactctaccaAAAGCGGAGTGGACGTAGCAGACGAGCTTTGTGCTACATATAATGTGAGCAGAAACTCTAAGAGATGGCCGCTGACGATATTCTTTGCAATGCTGAATATTTCAGGAATCaatgcaaatataatatatcgggCTAACAATGATAACACACGCATAAAACGGCGACATTTCATAAAAAACTTGGCACTCAGTTTGATTCAGGACCATTTACAAATCCGAAGAGCACATGTGAATTTACCTCGACAATTACGCAAAAGGATCGCAGATTTCACTAACGAACCTACCATAGAACCACCTCAGAAAATTCCAGGAGCACGTAGAAGATGTCAGATATGCCCAtctaaaaaggataaaaaaacaacGCATACTTGTCATGCTTGCCACATTTATATCTGCCCAGAACATTTGATTTCATACTGCGAAAATTGCAGCAACTCCATGTCCATAAATGAGGAATCGGAGGACtga